In Brassica napus cultivar Da-Ae chromosome A3, Da-Ae, whole genome shotgun sequence, the sequence AACTGTGGGGCTCCATTTGCACCCTTCGTGTGACCAGTAAAATAGCTGCAGAGAACAAAGATTAGTTGAATGACAAGTGAGATTTACTCCATGTGGTACTTAGTTGTCAGAAGAAAATGTAACCGCACCGGACGACAAGGACAAATAATACAACGCCAGCAACTGTAAGCCCCACAATTCCGATAAATGTTGCAACACCATTCAAGCGTACCTGAAGGAAGCAAAGTAGGTACGAATTCTGAGCAacaaatttttcttaaaaaaatgagCAGATAAAGGGTTGATACTCACCTGCaatggtgtttctccaccattgtcTTCTGAGACACTAGCCATTAGTAAACCCCATTCAGTGTTGACCCCTACCCCAGTAACCTGAGTTACAAAGATAAATTTTAGACTAAAATAAGCAATTCAGGAAGAAACTACCCTTTTCAGAAGTTTTGAACGCACTCGAGTCAAATTTTCTctcataaaaacatgttttgctGCAGAGAATCTCCAACCAAGGATACTTAGTTAAAAAACTCTCCAATTTTTCTTTACAAAGACTACAGTTACTCTGTCACAGAAAGTAAAGTTGATGTTCGTCAAGTCTTACCAACATTGTGCCATGGCCATCTGCAACTTTGCAACCAGACATTAGGAATGGATTCTTAGTAGAGTTTTTGTGAACCTGCGAAAAAACAGTTTGCTCAGACACATGAAATGCAAAGATGGCACCGTTGCAAAATGCAAAGGCAGAGTGTAACACGTACAATTTTGCTTTCCCCAGTCATGCTGGACTCATCAACCGCAAGGGAATGACCAGCAACTAAAACTCCATCAGCAGGTACCTAAGGAAATTGTTTTCAgattaaacataaattatgtcTATACTGAACTTCGAAAAAGAACTACTGCATTGAAAAATTTGTGCAACTTGCCTGATCACCAATATTGAGAGGTATGATATCGCCTACCACAATGTCATAAATTGAAATTTCAACTCTTCTCCCATCGCGGGTAACCTAAGCATGCCACGATGCACTTTcaaaaattaaaccaacaaaaatgatattatccTTTAGCTGCATGATTATCCAAGCTCTAACCTCTAGACGTATATTTCTCTTCTCCTCATTTAAGTTCTGGAATTGAAGAGATTGGCGATAATCACTGGTAGCTGCCAAGGGAAAAGGTATTGAAATTAGTGTAATACATGCAGCAATCACATATATGAGTGAAATCAGGTTTAGTAAAGAATATCAATACCTGTCACCACAATGACAAGAAGAACGGCAAAAGCAATGCTGATGCCATCGTACCATCCCTTTTCAATACCCTAAGAAGGCCGCAAAAGAGATACCGAAAGCTCAGGAAAAATTTAAGAAACTATACAACTTTGGATAATGGAGATAAAACAACTTTCTACTCTCATAGAGCAAAGGATGAGTATAAAAGCATAGGAACGGATAGTCAATAGCTTCAGCGTACGGAAgacagaaaaaaatgttttttaattccTGGAAAgtcttgttttataatattttgtcaaCTATTATAAAACAATGTCACTTAGAAAATGACCCAATGTTTCAAGGCATGCGCTGAGAAATATACAATGTACCAGTTCCTAAACTGAATACCTCGGTCTTTATTCCCAATGCCAAAGAAGCAGCTGCTGCGACAATCAGTATGATCAAAGTAAGATCTTGAGAAGCTTCCCATACAAACCTCTGTTGTACatgattaaacaaaaaaaacgaagGAATTAGATATTAATTAACTGGAATAGCCCCACAGATTGAAGCGGATAAATATTAGCCTAGTAGAAGCtgctagaaaaaaaaagtaaatgttTAAAGTATTAATACCCAGAAACTCCTCCCTTTCTTCTGGGGGTATGTGTTTGATCCAAAAGCAGATTTCCTTTTCGATATGTCATCATCATCCCCATGTATACCTTTCTCCAAGTTTGTTTTCAACAGGCCAGATAACCCTTTGACCTAATGAAATAAAACAGAGAATAAACATAAATGAATAAGTTTTATGGCTgagaaataaagtaaaaaatgagCTAAAGCAAAGACAAACCCCTCCAAGTTCTTGCAGAGCTCCTATATTTTGATCTCTTGATATCGATACAATTTGCTCCTGTCCAATACCAAAATCACCACCGCCAGGAGAGGGAGGTGAACTTGTAATAATTCcttaaaaagagaaataaacaTCAGTCAACTACatacaacaaaatatattataatggCAATCACTCAATCCCTATGACACTGCAGGGgaacaaataataataaggaaaagaataagaaactgAAAAAGTTACCATTAACGCGGCTAGCAGCTGCTTTAAAAAGGTGTGCAGCCTAAGGAAGCAAACAGCATTGATTAGACACCGCGTAAGAGTTTACATACAAGTAAAATTAACTAGCAAAGCTTATGTGTATACTCTAATAGCTTGGGCATGCGCTCTCATCTTCCTCAGCATCCGTTTCTTATCTTCTTCCCTTTTCAAGTCCAGAGTATAACGAAACCGACGAGACGCGTTAAGCACAAGCGCCGCTTGCTACAAATTGTTTCCCAGAATGTTAGGATACAAAAGAAATGCAACTTTTAACAGATCAAACAAATGCATTTACCCTCCAACGGCGCAAACGCTCAACGGGAGCATTCTTAGTACTGGTAATGTCGAAGGGACTCTCTTCATACTCAGTGAAGCTGCTCGTTCCAGCCTCCACGTCCTTATCTTCCCCTCGCGGAGAGTTATTGAACTGTCCTTGTCCACCACTCATGGCTACGTCGCAGGAGAGATAACACCTGTTGATTAACCAATACGCTCAAAATTAGAAACagttcttcttcgtcttcaaaCAGTGAGatctataaatccaaaaacCTCAATCTAGTTCAGAAATGCGATTCGAAGATTTACAGATTAAGAAATCTCGTTCTACTCACCAGCAGCACCGATACGATAACAAACTTTCCGAAACGGAGAAGAACAGTCCGCAAATCACAGAAACGAGAGTTTTCCCGGAAATTCGAAATTCAAATCGAGGAGGAGAATCTGATTCAGTCCAACAAACGTGCAGGATAACATCGTGAATCGCGCCAGAGCGAATCGAATAAACAAACGCACGAAAAGGCTAAGAGGaaagagaaaaacataaaatctcgggaaaagtaaaatatataagttttctACGCTGCTTACCTGGATTTATCGACGGAGGAAGAGAAAgtggagaggagaggagtttcTCAGCAACTTCCCTCTTGCTCTTTTTGATTCTCTGCTAAACTGATTTTTCCAGTCACTTTCtcgagaaaacaaaagaaaaaaacgaggGAGAAACTTCGCGGAAGTAGCGTTGGACTGGTCACTTACTCGGGTCCTCGTGATACTATTTAAAATTggaaattttataaacaattaaaGTTATATTCCTTTATTTCCATTTATTAGGTAGTTTATGGTCCATGCTTCCTTTCTATTcagatttaaatttttaactaaCTTCGATTGCAAAGAACTGTTTCGTTCACAACTCTAATCAATTAAactaatgtttaaattttaagttaccAAAAAAAGAGGATTTTTCTATGATAgccataattaattttttttcacaaaactagttttctataagtaaaatgactaaaaaattttattaaagaataaaaatatatgtatacctTAAAGTTAATTAATCTAGGATTTAGGGCGAAAAAATGAGATTGTGAAGATAGAGTttcaaatgttaaaaaataaaaaataaatattcaaaaatttaaaataaataaaaaactatttttatatttatttttattgaaaactatttttatgttaaaaacttaaaaatgactattttgAGAGACTTGTCATATTAAAATTGAGTATTAACATTAGTATTATACAAAAAAAGTGATTACAAATTCAAAATAAGTATTAACAAATCTGTTCACatgtaattaattttcttaGAAAGTATTGCTAAGCTACCAAATCGCATTAAACACGCCGCATCTGTATAGTGGATTGTGTTTGAAAAGGCTTGTTGTATACTACTGGTTTTGGTGTACTGCttttaacaaacaaaagttGTTCTACTTTGTGAATAGAAAAAATGTTgggaaatctgtttttttagagcaaaaaaaaggtaactatgtccctttagactaatctgtactactttatgtcctattagactaattttttcgaaaatggcagtaatgcccttaaaattgtaatttttaaaaaaagataaataatgagTTCGACaagcgggatcgatcgatccagcTTTACAAGTTAcagtggatcgatcgatcccgataattattcagaacaaaaaaacgcgaaatatatactgatcgacctggtccatttcactcgatcggcgaaggtcgattctttacagatcgaccgatccactaaggatagatcgatcgatcccgtgcccaggaaagaatcccaaatcgatttttttggttttgtatgattatatccgggttgattcccacttgatttgaaccgaccaagcatgatttcaactctttaaGCTCGATTTCTCTGGGACGAAACCCTTAATTTCCCATTCACGAACAAAGGGGGAGAAaatcaaattctcacccaaagtTCATTAACCCTAACTCACTCAATTCTCTGATTTGGACGATTATTTGGCCTAACTCATACGATTTCGTGAGCTTTTTACGAATCTATCACTCTTTAGTTTGTTCTGCAAAGGTATGAAACTCTATCTCCACTTCTTTTTAGAGTTTGAAAATAGAAAGGTAAAAGGTAAATTTTTGAGTTAGTTAAGATATTTAGGCTTCAATCATGTGTTAAGGTGATGATTAGAAAAGATTTTGTACACAATCATggtttaaatcatatttttgggatagatttaggaattttaggtttttgttattaatagatatatgctgtattgttttcaaatttcagaTATGGAGTTGGAGTTGCCTAATCGTTTATACGGTGAGGGATTGGAACCTCAGGTTAAGAAGATTAATAACAGCTGCCGACTAAAACTTCTCGAGTTgctaaaagaaaaaatggaacCAGAATTCGATGAAGTTATGAAAGATCCCATTTTTTCACAGATTATGGTTATCCAGAAGAATGATCTGAAGTTTTCGGCGAGGTTGGTACACTCTTTCTTGTGTAAGGAGTTGATGACAAGCAAGAGACATGAGAAGTGGTTCACTTTCGCTAGGAGACCTATGCGTTTTGGATTGCAAGAGTATCATGCTGTCACTGGTCTGAAAGTGAAGCGAGAGAATAACAATGGGCTAGTGACATGGAAAGACGATAATGGTTTTTGGAGCAAGCAGATAAAgacaaatgaaaaaataaatttgcagATCATAAAAAAGAAGCATTTGGAAGAGAGCAATACCTGGACTTGGGTTGATAGGGTGAGACTGATATATCTTTGCGTTATTATGGGTGTGGTGATGGGAAAGGATGAGAAGGTGAATATCCCGCATCTGTACATGAAGTTGGCGatggatttggagaagcttcGGAATTACCCATGGGGTATGTATTCGTTTGATTTCCTTCTGAagcaaattaataaaacaaggCATAAATTAGAGCAGAAAGAGGGGTATCTGATAGAAggatttttgtttggtttccaAATTTGGATAATGGAAGTTGTTCTTGCTTTAGGAGAGATTTGTGGCACAAAAGTCAGTAAAAATTTTACAGGTCCACTGTGTGGTAATTGGAGAGGATGTGCAAAATGTTCTTATGAAGATATCATTGGCGTTGAGAACTTATTCCCAGAAAACgtatgcaaatttttttttcaaattaaaatatttattgtcttGTTCACTTTACTAATGATTTGATTGTTTGTAGGAGATTTTGCATTCATTCATGGAATCCCACATAGATGGAGTGGTCCTTTTGGCAACTGATTTTGTACAGAAGgatgagaagaaagatgaaagaGTAGATCGTATTTTAGATATGATCAATAGTAAACATGATTGGAACAATCATGTTTGGGGAGTAAAAGAAGCTACAAACTCTGAATTTGAGGAATCTGGCGAAGAGAAAGGAGATGATCAAAGAGCTGATACTGAGAGAGGTGAAAATAGTCATGTTGCAGGGAATGTTGATGGCACAGCTGATGTTTCGGGAAGAAACAAGAGAAAGCATGCAGACCGAGGAGCAGAGTCAAGGAAGAAGAATGTTTTGTGCCACCTAGCTGCTTCATCAAAAGGAAATATTGACACAGATATGAAAAATTTCTTGGAGGATCTGGTACAAGCTTCTTTTACTACTTTTGGGGAAAAATTCTGTCAGCAGTTCTCGGACAGGTTGGGTAAGATTGAGACTGAGGTTACACAACTCAGGACAGCTTCAGAGAGAACTGAGCAATTTGAGACCGTTGTAACCGACAGATTGGGGAAAATTGAGGCTGAGGTTACACAGCTCAGGACAAGTTTAGTGGTGACTGAATTGATGGGAAAGAGTGATCAAGCAAGCGGTCCTAGCTTGACCAAAATCAACAGTGGTCCTAGCACCAGCAAAAAAGGCACTGCTCCATCAAAGAAAAAGGTAACTATTAAGAGAAAGAGTTAAAAGTTGTTGAAAGCTTGGAACTAGGCGATGGAATGTAGGTCTTTGAagctaggttgttagaacttgGAATGAGGCGGTAATATGTATTTGAAACTTGTCGTTTATGTAATCactatatttaatgtaatatgtaTTTGGAAGTTTGTGTGTTTATTATGGATTTCGAACTTGGCGTTTATGTCTATTCTCTGTTTTGAACATGCAATTTGTATGTGTAATTTGTAATTGTACGTGTTTGTCAACAGGCTGTAAAAAACCAAGAGTTAAAGACTGCTGATTCGTGTGTCAATTTACCTCGTGCAAAAGTTACTCAATCATCAGCTAGTGATCTTAGTATGGGTACACAAGAGTTTTTGGAAAGTTGCATGAAGAACCTTCCATTAGACACATTTGTGAAAGGTTTGAATCCTTCTCAAGCTAAAGTCGAAGATTCATTGGATTGGTTGGAACTTCCAAAATCATTGAAGAAGCCAACAGATTCATTGGAACTTCAAAAATCATTGAAGAAGCCAGCGATCCGATTAGATTACCGAGATATAGAGCTAGACGGCGAAAATTTCCCTGATCGCTGCTTGGTGTTTGTGCATCCTACAGATTTTAAGAAGATGCAGGACTGGCAAGATACACGAACGTATGTTATTCCTTTGTATATATCATTCGGTTGATTGTCTTAATAATTGACATCTCTACCATTGTATTTTGTTTACAGAGCTACACAGATTGGTCCTTCTATGTTAGACGGTGATTTAGCCGGACGTATTATGTCTGTCagcagttggcttaaaaattacGTAAGCATTCGACTGGTTATTTCTATAAAATGTTACCTATTATATTACTGTATACATTATagatttgtctttgtttttgtaGGAAATTGATGCTATAATGTATGTTTTCCGGGAAAGAACAACATTGAAACGATGGAACGTAGACCGTGTTGCTTTCATGACATGCGTCTTCAGCGACCTCATTGCTAAGGATTACCAGAATTTCTGTAAGGGTATTAAGAAATACACTATGGATCCATTACTACTGCAATACGGTAAAGGTGAACTGCCTTCCCATGGAAAAACACAGATGTTGTGGATTGTCGATGTGGATCGGATGTACGTTCATGTCTGGGTCAATTGCAACCATTGGATTGCTTTATGCATCAGTTTTGTGACTAGGAATATCCAGGTGTTTGACTGCgggggtaaaaaaaaaatcaaggaaGTGGAAGCTTTCGCGCAGCTTATTCCTCGGATTGTCAAGGCCGTGCAGTCATTGACAATACAAAAGCATTTCCACATCACTCCGTACAATGTTTCCTATGTACCTATGAGTGGTCTTAACCGACTTCAATGTCATTGTGGTGTGTACACTATAAAACGTCTTCTTGAAATCAACCACTCTATAAGCCTTTGAAGCCTTAGAAATCAACCGAGCTAATCCCTTCCCCCTGAAATATGATAtcacattattcaacaaatgatgaatacaaatacCATGTCTCGCTAGCGGATACACTTTCTCTAGTGCCTTCCCTATTGACACTTGTCTATCCGAAATAAAAGCCAAACCATTATCATCAGCAACAACAACTTTTAATTCTCtcataaaccattcccaagactGCTCATTCTCAGAGTCTACTATCCCAAATGCAATaggatataaatttgaatttccaTCTATAGCAGTTGCAACCAGTAGCACCCCTTTGAATTTACTCTTCAAGAATGTTCCATCGACAACAATGACACGCCTCATGACTGTGTTAAAGCCTCTGATCGATTGACCAAACGCTATAAACAGATATCGAAATCTACCATCGACGTCAGTCTTGTAAGAGGAATGTGTACCCGGATTGGCCTCTCGCAGCATGTGCAAATATTTTGGTACTTTCCCATAACTTTCCTCTGGAATACCTCTAACAGCGTTGACTGCATATTCACGGGAATCCCATGCTAAAGAATCAAAGATCTCACATCCATAATCATTACGCATAATCTGAACAATATCTTTCGCTTTAGGCCCTTCCTTGATACCTTCATATTTATGCATTATCAGATTGCCTATCGTTTTCGCTGAAGCTGTCCTTCCGGCACTGGTTTTGTTTGAAGGTGCGCAGGAATGTACACCGACATActtcttaataataaaatatgtggaGCCCTTCAAACACTCAGCTCGAGCACCCCAAAAGCACACCTTATCAGCGCATCTAATACACCAAACTGATTTATTGGAGTTGGTAACTGTGTAGTGAAAGTTATGCTTCATTGCACATAACTCAAACCTCGCTTTCAAAACTGTTTTGTTGAGGAAAAGATCTCCCGTCTTAACCAATTCGACCACCTGACTCTTTGCcaatttttctctgttttctttttcagaattgatcttctcagcatcatcatcatctccttcAACCTCGTCTTGCTtcatttttcctttcttcttctcgttatgcttgtcagcatcataatcatctccatcaacttcactttgcttcatcttccctttcttcttctcgttaTGCTTAGCCCCCTTAACAATATTTGAAGCAGTCCCAATGTCACAAGGATTTCG encodes:
- the LOC125607225 gene encoding uncharacterized protein LOC125607225, yielding MELELPNRLYGEGLEPQVKKINNSCRLKLLELLKEKMEPEFDEVMKDPIFSQIMVIQKNDLKFSARLVHSFLCKELMTSKRHEKWFTFARRPMRFGLQEYHAVTGLKVKRENNNGLVTWKDDNGFWSKQIKTNEKINLQIIKKKHLEESNTWTWVDRVRLIYLCVIMGVVMGKDEKVNIPHLYMKLAMDLEKLRNYPWVVLALGEICGTKVSKNFTGPLCGNWRGCAKCSYEDIIGVENLFPENEILHSFMESHIDGVVLLATDFVQKDEKKDERVDRILDMINSKHDWNNHVWGVKEATNSEFEESGEEKGDDQRADTERGENSHVAGNVDGTADVSGRNKRKHADRGAESRKKNVLCHLAASSKGNIDTDMKNFLEDLVQASFTTFGEKFCQQFSDRLGKIETEVTQLRTASERTEQFETVVTDRLGKIEAEVTQLRTSLVVTELMGKSDQASGPSLTKINSGPSTSKKGTAPSKKKAVKNQELKTADSCVNLPRAKVTQSSASDLSMGTQEFLESCMKNLPLDTFVKGLNPSQAKVEDSLDWLELPKSLKKPTDSLELQKSLKKPAIRLDYRDIELDGENFPDRCLVFVHPTDFKKMQDWQDTRTATQIGPSMLDGDLAGRIMSVSSWLKNYEIDAIMYVFRERTTLKRWNVDRVAFMTCVFSDLIAKDYQNFCKGIKKYTMDPLLLQYGKGELPSHGKTQMLWIVDVDRMYVHVWVNCNHWIALCISFVTRNIQVFDCGGKKKIKEVEAFAQLIPRIVKAVQSLTIQKHFHITPYNVSYVPMSGLNRLQCHCGVYTIKRLLEINHSISL